In Lolium rigidum isolate FL_2022 chromosome 3, APGP_CSIRO_Lrig_0.1, whole genome shotgun sequence, the genomic window gaACGTCGATGCAGGCTCtgtctgtcggttggctcagtaacgaacacaacgcagcacatatctggatcatggtaaacattccggcccaaaggtgccggtggaggcggttggccattgccttctcccacctggttaacttgctggtactgctgttgccggtttggctgaggctgtaccggtagagcatttgccccggtaagcggcggtggtggtggtagttgatgTTGTCGTagcatatcttgagatggtggttgtgcggtggagcacccttgtgcttgcgcatcttttactgctcccttgagcatcaagtacttggtccaagagcaATCCTTTGTCAGATGATTTGACGGCTGAgctggattcggtgtgtgccaccggcaaggttgatccatggcggcttccatggtgtacttcacaggttcttgccagttctttttctggccccagggtttcttttcgacccactattttttagagcatctccactcgtctccccgacgaggcccccgaacgacgttttttccatccggacggcgtaatttggcccagtcacgcccccggttcctcgttttcgtccggatttgggcctaaattcattcggcgatcccacgccatccccggcccccgggagcgctcgggagtccgaacgaaacgaaagcgcgggaaacaccgaggaaacttcccgcgcgtctggtggccccaacttgtcggagagagaaaccgatcgtcgtcctcatcgcatcgtcttccgcgcgctgtcaaagcctgccgccggtctgcattcgccggccacgcggcgagttaatgtcgtcgtcttccgcgcacgcatcgtcttccgcgcgcactaaaggctaccgccggtcagctcgccgcggacgcgtcgcattccacgcgtcaTTAATCACCCGCGCCGGcccgcgcctatatacgccggtccgctcgccgcgaggcgcaccccgtgctccactctccctccactctccctctactctcccgatggcgttctacgacgacgacggcgcagccaacaacggcttcccccgccggtcgctccacgcgtgggaggggcacctcctccaccaggcggggtacccctgcccgccggacacgaggcctcccagcggcgggtggcggcttagtgctggcggcgtaccaatcccgccgccgcctcgtggccacgccctcgacgtcgccatcgaggaggcgcggatgaccttgacggacgaggagcgcgccgagccacgccaccagcccgacaactacacggcgtggaactcgtacttcctgcggcagtgggagcgggagctcgcctcctacgatggcccgccgcctccgcctccgcgcaacaacgccgcgggccgccgacgttggtggagcgcgccggaaaggacgctggcgaacgtcctcgcgcacatcgagggcggaaacttcccggtgctcacaatgccccctccatcgagggcatcggcgagccgccgccggggaaacgtctggcagccacggcgcacggCTGCCAGTtcatcgtcttccggatcggtgcCGAGGTCATCCTtcgcgccggtgaagagggaggaggcgacgtcgccttcgacgccggtgcgcgtcaagaaggagccggcgtctccgccgccgaccagagggcgtagcagcggcgccctcgtcatccgcgaccaaccctcccAGTCTGGGCGGAAGAGGAAGGTGCCGAAAaaggaggacgccgcggccgccgccacaaacaggctcgccgaggaggaggcgaagcgcgcggaggacgccgccgtggcggaggtgatcgccaggtcgctcaacgacctggtgcctgccgacaacgccctccccgaggacgccgcccTTGCGTGGTCCAGGCAagactgggagcgcgaggaggcggagcagcagcggcggctgctggacctggccgccgcacgccgactcgccgcccgcgccgcccgcgccgctccaaccgccgccgacgacgccgcgcgctaccgccgtcctgcgacacctccatccggcgtcgttgtccccgtcgtcgacctcgagtcctcggacgatgaatggtacaagccatccccggggtggggagacgccggccagggcagcagccgccaggccgcgccgccgaaggtcgaggacgacggctccgacgacggcggcgacgactacacggtgttctaccgccgtttgggcatgtagagcgccgtgttttaaaattagcatttgaattcccctagccgaattcgaaatatagtcgaattcggcctctatgtattaaCTCCGCCCGTTTTagtctaaatatcattaaatttagtctatattcgccCGAATTTAgccgaagtttatcaagtttccgtttttcaaaatcgcatcgtcgtcttcgcctgggcacgcggctgggaaactactcctccccacgccaaatcttcctccaatccggatgaaaatttcgccggatttgggcgtggggagcgccaacgagtggggatgctcttaggacccgcccatggctgcgattcagttctttgcctctgactgccgctggcctcagagttcTCTTGTACAGCAACAACTTGCTGCGGACTGTACCTtctatccgggaaatcttcccttcttttgttgttccggttatcccggtgttgctcttggcgctgctgaggcgggtttgattgttccgctcAGCTTATGTCgccgttgcattgggtctcccaatacatagttatctgccacacgtatcatttccgccagcgttgtcggcatgttccgctgcagcttttgccacaacggcgaacctcttctgcacccactgctaaatcaagcaatggcttgcgcctctatcaccccttcacaggagttccttgtggtgttccaccgggccaggtaatcccggtctgtttcatttgggCGATGTACACACagggcgagctgctgcggcctgtttggcctctggtacgtgctgctgaagttactcacaaaagcctcctcaaagtccaaccaaccatttatgcttcctgccggcaagttgtttagccagattcgagCCGGTCCCACCAAGAAtgatggtatgattctcacggcacaacgccggtttcctcctccagctacggttcctccgccaccggcgacgtataccgcggtcacgtaatccgcgagccagtcttccggcttagtggtgccatcatacgtttttgtgtcacggggcaactggaagttgcgaaccggtggtccttctttcatgatccttggaccaaaacattttgggcccggaggaccttctgcctctatCATTTCCGACAAatatactctatccagacggtgcctcgcatcccgttctggcaggtatcTTTCTCCCAGGCGTTCTCCCCATGGGTTCCGATATGCTGCGGGTCTTGTGGAATCAACCTCATCGTCAtgctccggtaccgcggcccttgcctgccggtaccttgggggatccatttcctcctcatcgttcgctgcccttgcagctcgataattttgcccggtttcgtgtctaccggcatgattgtttccgacatagcctcctttggcgtagcctccgtCTGCCCCTtgcctttttctaccggcatcatgttgcccggcttgttgctttccggcaagaaccggatcatacacagtcatctgctgcgcattcatctctttttctcttcttctgtccggatggggggacgaggcctgcccatgggacttgctaccggcattctttgttgaacgcgcggattttgaagccacagccttgttcagcttagctagCTGCTCAGCGTTTGCTTGCTCGATGGTTTCAAGCAGCTCccggacacgctcttgttgttttaccAGAGCAtccccggaaagcgattcacacagctctaccgcagccttagcagcttttatagttttatccgggctactgtacttaggtttctctacgatgctcacagatgcagagacacttttgccggcaagaacttccttacgcaaatcctgatctagattgcgagccttaagccggttttctggtatcctagcagcatgagcgctaactgaagcaaagccatgggcagcgttatactcacgtatggttaggttcagctcgcgctgcgccctgacgacgtccttgccgTTCTCGAGCAGCtgcggcgctgcgcctccagctccgcctgagccgctgccaggtcgatgttctgcgcgatgggcgtggcgaggacgctcatcgccgcttggagcggtGTCTCCGGTAGCGCTgacgatgctcccgcagcgcctgcgtcgcgctccagtggtggcttggccgcacgggttgatgccgcacgcccagcaccttcatccacagcttctttgccggcaccaaccacgccagccatcatcacctccatgcTGCCGGGGGCGCGGCCAGCAtgtagccaccttggcggatccggcgccaccagcaccggcgagaggcgctggggcacagggacagtgccgaagtagacgcggtggctgccgaactcgatgatgcggccgttcttggggaagatgccgccgttggcgaaacagcctgcgttgtcgttgatgaagtccatggcgtagatgcgctgcaccagcgcggacaccgtacgctggccggcgacgtcgaggatgcccgtccgaatgtgaactccagcaagcgccacttcatgccccacggtgggcgccaactgtcgtcgtggtgaacgagcagatgccatgggatggcttaagttggggccgaatgagcGCAAgatgattcgggggagggtttgtgattagatgggatgaacttccggatgctttcctcaagaactcagccaaaggcagtgatacaagaagaaacacacaaggaagaactctgctctagatcactctcttcattgatctcaacaggacACAGGTTTTTGGATACAAGGTTCATCTAAAGATCGACCATCCCggatacgggtgtgccccctctccttatataggggagagggtggcttacagagcaagaaaccctaatggcatctttgactggacaaactactttacaaagtaacttcaatcatagatgacgccggggtcttctttaatcagggaggctgacgtcctccggcttctttcagcgtcatcttcctctttggcgccagggcttcattTAAAGCTActctgcttagctcatctttgtcctctagctctgaagagaatctttgaccagtcctgccgacatgctcttcttaccggtagcccggtgtcttctttatccggttccggtatacccctcttggggataccggcttagctttacttagccaaactcttatctttgtgctccggtataaacattaaaccggtatcttgatggctcaaaccatccggtttggcatacctttggcataccgggggtcatccccccaacacaacCGGCGTAgctgccgccctcctcctccgccgtcgtgGGCCCACGCATTTCATCCTCGGGACTCTGTCGTATGCAGTGCCCCAGACGTTGTGCCGTGCCGCCatagccaccaccacctccgtcaTAGCCGCCGCCTCGGACGCCGCTGCCACCAGCCGGCCGGTGAGTTTGGCTCCGGCGTCGACCGCTCCCTAggcctctttttttctttttcctactTATTCTCTCTTAGAAATATTTAGAGATGGAGTTAGAAATATATAGATAAATTTAGTTAGAAATGAGTAAATGTTTAGTTAGAATTTTTTAGTTAGAAGTATTTAGTTAGAAGTATTTTGTTAGAAATATTTAGTTAGAATTTTTTCATATAGTTAGAAATATATAGTTAGTGAATTCATATACGTTAGAAATTTAATATATGTTAAAATATTGTTTCATATAGTTCAAAATTTCATATATGTTAGTGAATTcatatatgttagaaatattgTTTCATATAGTTCAAAATTTCATATTTGTTAGAAATATTGTTTTATATATTAAGAAATTTCATATATGTTAGAAATATATAGTTAGAAATAATTTTGTAGTTAGAAATTTAATATATGTTAGTGAATTTCATATGTCTTAGTTTTATATAGGTTAGTGAATTCATATATGTTAGAAATTTAATATATGTTAGTGAATTCAATATATGTTAGAAATTTTTGCTAGGGctagaaatagaaaatagaaaatgtggGCAACAAATAAGGAAATTCTAAGAATATTACATTTTGGACATAAGATGTTGTTCTGTATTATAATTTTGGACATAATGATTTTGTGATGTTGTGTATTAAAATTTTGAGATGTAATTATGTATTAAAATTTGGTGCAGCAATCGCGGGTAGGGGAAGTAATGTCTTCGGGTCGGGCATGGCAACGCGCGCCATATAGGGATGATGGAAGGATGTGGCAACGCACGCCATATAGGGGCATCATCAACCTTTCACGCGGATTTCTTAACTCTGTGAAGGCAACCATTTTGCTCTATGTCCTTGATTCATTAGCGCTTTGTTGTGTTTATAGCATTGATATAACTTGCAACTCTTTGCAAAAACTATGGACCCCGACagagaagaagagcaagaagagTATATGGCGAATCTCATCGCCGTTGAAGATGATATCACCACAACTTATCTGAACGACTCCGGCGAGGGAGCGGAGGATCTCGAGCGAAGAGATGACTCCGGTGAGGTAATGGAGGGAGAAGTTCTTTCTTCTTTTGACACTCCGGAGTGAGCCAATCTTCTGTAAAGACGAAACGAGGCCCGACGAAAAAATTGGACAATAATGCTAGGTTCAAGATCGAAGAAATCGCTGAACATGGCCAACCGATTTCTCCCGCGAAGAACGCATATTTTTTTGTAATTCAATGCAGACTTATTGTTAGGGACAACACTCCGATCACCAttcgagaatggaacaagccAAAGGCAGATGGAGTTACTTATGTCGAGGATATCCAACGATATGCTTTGGAATacgctcatggcacatttcaccctACCGGAAGATGTTGATCCATTAAACATAGTTATAGAGCGAAAAGTCAGAGCGTGGGATCTTAAGAAGATGGCTGCATAATTCAACAACCACAAGAAAATATTGCAGAAGGACTATATCATGAAAGAAAAGACTTGAGAGTTCACTAGAGCGAATGAGAAGCTAAAAGATCACTCGGATGAattcatgttgtttaagaaatcggATGTAGCTCTGAAAAGGTCGggaacaaataaggcaaatgcaaATATGAAGATATATCACCATTTTATGGGGACAAGTGGCTACAAGCAGGCGCGGATCTTGGGCCAAATCCCATGGCGGCGAAATGGTTTGTGAGGACGAAACATGCTTATTTTGGTCATTAGATGAGTCACTTAGTAGTAGATACTATGGCATTTCTTGCTGGGCTGGGGGGCAACAGCCCATTTCGCCCCCGAGAAGGTCCGCCAGTGGCTACAAGAATAACAGGCCTAAGTGGAAGAAAGCTGAGAAGGAACTGAATGACAAAGGGATCACTCCAGAGACATCGGGGTGGACCGAACGGgaaaaggagtggttctacgggggtGGGGGACAGTTGAACCCAGAAATAGGGCTCTGTATTTATACAAAAGAACATCTTGCACAACCTTACAAAGCCCTTAAAACTGCacatcaggaggtgtagggggaAGTTCCACCCCGAAAGAGAGAACAACGAGCTGACACGCACCCTTGGAAATTCTAAGCACGTAATCAGGACAAACATGAGTCACAGCATGCTCCCTTCTGCGGAAGTTTGGGTTTGCcgaggaaaggaagagatttcccgataGAACCCGcaagaggagaaaggcaagggatgCAGACTGGATGCAGCAGATAGAAGAAACATTGAGGTCACAGTAGGAGAAAACTAACGCGGTACTTAGCCAGCAAGGTGCCGGCCCATCTCAGCGGCAGCATGAAGATCTTGCATTTGATGCTACCATCCCACTATCTCAGCGGAAAAGcagtgtggcttccacggagctccCGACTGATGATGATGCGtgctaccccgtggatgatatCACAGAGAACAAAAATGATGAGTTGCATGTGAAAGTCGTGAACATATCCATGAAGGTGGAAGTCAGCTTTGTCTTACCTCCTAGACCTAGACCAACTTACCATTGCTCTCTGGTTCCATATGTCTATGTTCATGCCGGGGTGGATGAAGTCATGATGGATTTGAGCAGCTGAAGCTTGAGTTCCTGGATGTGAAGGGGATCTGAATGAACTGGGAGAAGCAATTAGAGGTACCATTCTATGGCGAAAAGAAAACATCGTGTTTCCAAATTGGAAGCCAATGCCACCTCCAACTCAttctccaccgcctccgcctcgtctGCAGACTCTGCCGCCTCAGCAGACTCGGCAAAAGCGGAAGAGCACCGCTGCTCTGCCGGCTAGTAGTACAATTGCGAAGAGATTCTCAACTACGAAGAAGAATCCTCCTAAGTTACCATACGAGATGACTGATGAGTAAAATGTTGTTGTCGTGGCTGCCCATGTGAAGCAACGACAGAAATAGTCGAACGAACATCCATAAATGTTGGTACGGCTGTTCAATACCAAGGCTACTATCccacggctaaattagcatacagATACTCATATGGGAAGCCTCTCCTCAGATCTGACTAGTCCGCGCATCTAGGAACACAAATGCGAAGATGCATGATTGGTGCATGAAAGCCTGTGTGAAAGGGGACATCATGCTCATCGCGGCAGTTCGAGATGAGAATTACTTCCGTGGAGACGATGAGATACACATTAAGTTTGAAGAATTATTTCATCTATTCAATCAAGGCACCATGGAAAAATCTCTCGTCGGTAGCTATTTTctttaagtgatttatttctgtaattaagtctctagctcAGCTCGTTTATTGCACGAATAATTATCATCATCATATTCTTATGTaccctattatgcagaatgaagatgctcgaatgcaaaatatGGATAAATCTATGACCTTGGGTTCATTGATCCAAATACCGTTCATAAATTTACAGTAGAAAACCATGCCAAGGACATAGAGGATTACTTGCTAACGTTTTTAatgaaacaagaaaccaaaacggAAAAACTATTttcttacaacttcaagtgagtgttactgtcttgtacacattcgatttcgcttactcgatgttaagtgttatCCTCTGAGTTATGTGTGTCCGGTTCCACTTTATTCTGCTAGTCATTCAGACCTTAGCAGAATGCtctagaggtaatttcaatcattatcgCTCTTTATCAACATCTTCCattcatttcctgatatcaagtaattaataactcatttactcatttttcTTTACCGAGCagggtttggaaacggttcatcaagctTGCTAGGGGCGAATGGAAACAAGACCTTACATTTCGAGATTAcgatgtaagtagtactatagctAGGTCcacgcatctctttgattcttgtttccataccattatcatgcttgattattattttgattgaactctaTTCTCGTAAAGTGTTTGACGTAGCAAGATGGAAATaatttatgtggatactacgtttgcgagtatatTCGCCAGATGACCTGTCGATAGGGGGGAGAATTCTACAAAGCCTTCATGTACGGAAACAATATTAGATCGGATGTCTGCCGGATATTCTCCTAACAAAGGATCGCGtacaagcaattcaagaggaattggcgggattcttacttACGGAGGTCATAGATGCAAAAGGAGAATATCATCAGGACTTTGTATTTAGAACATACGGATTGTAAGAGGACTTATATTGTATATGCATTAATGTATTCATGACAATGTCTATATTCATGACTGTGTTGTGTAATGCTTCCTTGATTGTTGTATGTAATACTGTCAATTTGAATGAAAAACATAAAACCCTAAATCtcggtcgcggcagagaaacaaccaTTTTCTCTACCGCGGCAAAGAAACGGGTATGTCCCTGCGTCTGACATGTGGACGACTTTAGTCCCTGTTGGTAACACCACCGAGActagggggggctttagtcctaATTCCTTAgtcccggttccaaaaccgggactaaaggcaccttaaattcaatataaaagtaaatattttgtCTCCTTAAAAAACATCAAAAGGTGCGGAAAATGTATCCTGAATTAAAGTTAGGGATTTGCACTTCGTGCTCAGTCAACTTTAAAACCGATGAATTCTGCATCGTGATTTGTGCATCTATGAGCTGAAATCTTTAGTTGCAAGTAGGGTGTAAAGTGGGGTCCCACTTAAATCCCACATGTAATGCATTTTAGCTTTTCTAGTGTAAATTGTGTCCTCAAAATTTGCACTAGAAAAGCCAAAGCACACTATAGGTGAGATCCCAAAATTTACACTAGAAAAGACAAAGCACACTATACGTGAGATTTGGGTGGGGTTTCAATTGACACCCTACTTGCAtggtgggttgcaactgagattttttggtTGCAAGTTGAATTGTAATAGAGATTTATTTAATTGCGAGTGAGGTTGCAACAAAGAATTTTAAAACTGAAGGTGAGTTataaattaaaaaaaatatttatatAATATAGAATTATGGGATGACGTCACTTGACTGAGAGTCGGCGGAGAACTAACTTAATTCTTCGATCACTGAGAACTAATCACATCTCTTAAGTTATGAATGAACATGTGCAAAGGTCATAAACATGCACATGCTAAAAATAGTTGAACACATTCGCAGTTTTGGTTGAAAACGCAAGCACATGTGACTTTGAAGCCCTTAATTTGAGGGCCGACTTGGGCACCCTGTACCAGATGTAGGTAGAGGTGGTTTTCCATTTGTTACTTGCAAGAGACGATAGATAGCCGTATGTGTTGAACTTTGAACAGACGACCGGATTAAAGCAGCAATTGAGCACGCATGCATGGATTGGCACAGGGCCGGCGACAATGCAAGAGGGAACGGCTCATCATTCATGGATTCCTCAAGACGCGCACGTGTTTCAACAGCTCCGACGCTCCGTGCATCCGAAGGCAGGTCTCTCGGTGCATCTTGGTCGATTCGCGCGACAAATTTTCAAAGCCCACCTGACCCGATCAGAAGGCCATGCTTCCTCCTAACACTGCTTAACGTGCGCTACTGCCCGCTGGGTCACACCAGCTAGCTAATGAACCACGACGACGTACTACCGCCAGCAGCTAGTAGATACCAGTGGGCAGAAATGTGCATGAGCGCGAGCCTTATTTAGTCGGCGGCGTAGGTTTTGATTTTGGGGAAAAGGAGAGTACGTACTCGAACTAGTAGGACTAGTGTACGGCGCGCGCGCCGAGCAAGGAAAAGGATGCGAGGCGAGGCGAATTCCAGAAAGATAGCGTGATAAATAGCTGATGAGAGCAACGCCCATAGTTCCGTTCCATACCATTCACCCATCCACCACCAAGCTATAGCTAGCTACTCCAGCACCAAGACACTGACTGCTGCTACCTGCTGCTTCGCCTCGCGCGGTAAGCTTTCGCGGCGTCTTTGATTACGGCGCCCAAGATAGTAGGGCTGGCAGAGTGGTGGCcggccggcgcggcggccggGGAGATGGGGAGCATGGACGGGAACTCGCTGCACGGCGGCTACGGCGCCCACGTCGGCGCGGGCCCCGCCGGCAGCAACAAcaacgaggacgacgacgcctcgccgccgccctcggccggcggcggtggcgggggcgGATCCTCggggggctcggggcgccggccgCGCGGCAGGCCGCCGGGGTCCAAGAACAAGCCCAAGCCGCCGGTCGTGGTCACGCGGGAGAGCCCCAACGCGATGCGCTCCCACGTGCTGGAGATCGCCAGCGGGGCCGACATCGTCGACGCCATCGCGGCCTTCTCCCGCCGCAGGCAGCGCGGGGTCTCCGTCCTCAGCGGCAGCGGCGCCGTCACCAACGTCACGCTGCGGCAGCCCGCGGGGACCGGCGCCGCCGCGGTCGCCCTCAGGGGCCGGTTCGAGATACTGTCCCTCTCCGGCGCCTTCCTCCCGGCACCCGCACCGCCGGGGGCCACGGGGCTGGCCGTGTACCTCGCGGGAGGGCAGGGGCAGGTGGTGGGCGGGAGCGTCATGGGGGAGCTGATCGCGTCCGGCCCCGTCATGGTCATCGCGGCAACGTTCGGGAACGCCACCTACGAGAGGCTGCCGCTGGACCAGGACGCCGAGGAGGGCGCCGTGCTGTCCGGCtccgagggcgccgccgcgcagcTGGAGCAGCAGggcagcggaggcgccgccgtgcCCCCCTCGATGTACCCCgtgccgcagacgccgccgcacgACATGTTCGGCCAG contains:
- the LOC124697907 gene encoding AT-hook motif nuclear-localized protein 23-like; translation: MGSMDGNSLHGGYGAHVGAGPAGSNNNEDDDASPPPSAGGGGGGGSSGGSGRRPRGRPPGSKNKPKPPVVVTRESPNAMRSHVLEIASGADIVDAIAAFSRRRQRGVSVLSGSGAVTNVTLRQPAGTGAAAVALRGRFEILSLSGAFLPAPAPPGATGLAVYLAGGQGQVVGGSVMGELIASGPVMVIAATFGNATYERLPLDQDAEEGAVLSGSEGAAAQLEQQGSGGAAVPPSMYPVPQTPPHDMFGQWGQAPVARPPPPTSF